The Xylophilus rhododendri region CTTCGACCTGGCCGCCTGAAGCATCGCGTGAATATTGCTATGGTCGGCGCCGACGCCGGCCCTGGCGCCCGTCTTTTTTTTCGACCAGTCCAACAGGGAGTTTTTCCATGACCCGTACCGTTGTCGTCTTCCATTCCGGCTATGGCCATACCCAGCGCCTGGCGCAGTCCGTCGCAGAAGGCGCGGGCGCCGAACTGATCGCCATCGACGCCGAAGGCAACCTGCCCGAAGGCGGCTGGGAGACCCTGGCCGCGGCCGACGCCATCATCTTCGGCTCGCCGACCTACATGGGCGGCGCGAGCTGGCAGTTCAAGAAGTTCGCCGACGCGTCGTCCAAGCCCTGGTTCGGCCGCGCCTGGCAGGACAAGGTCTTCGGCGGCTTCACCAACAGCGCCAGCCTCAACGGCGACAAGGGCTCGACCCTGGCCTACTTCGTCACCCTGG contains the following coding sequences:
- a CDS encoding flavodoxin family protein, yielding MTRTVVVFHSGYGHTQRLAQSVAEGAGAELIAIDAEGNLPEGGWETLAAADAIIFGSPTYMGGASWQFKKFADASSKPWFGRAWQDKVFGGFTNSASLNGDKGSTLAYFVTLASQHGGVWVSLGKLPSNAKAAQRNDVNNLGGSIGALAQSPSDASVAEMLPGDLETGRLYGERVASIAARLSKAA